ACTTGGAGTTATTCCAGAAATCACAACCACTGAGCAAGTTAATTCACAACTTAGCAGGAAAAGTCCtttataattaagaaaaaaaatgtgagtaTGTGTCCAGTGGAGATCTTTTCGGCAGCTACATATGTTTGCTCCTACATATGCTTTAAGCCAAGGGGAAAATGTCTGTTTTggaaagtaaaatatattgaaaatgttcaggagaaataaagattaaaaaattgcaaacagCAGTCTCTAGGGTTGTAGCCCAGAGCATTTGTGGAGGATGTTATCAACAACAAATGCTGGCATTTCAGTCACCCATACACACGTGgtgaaaattaaatatatatgtaaatagtaTATTTAAACAAGAATAACCAGATGTGTGttggacagagtgatgggctaggactcaagaTACCTGGGTTCATatcttcactcagccatggaaactcatggtgggggaaatggaacaggtaaaaacatttcttaaatatttttcttaccttgaaatccctactGGGGtggctataaattggttctgacttgatggcacaaaaggACACCTATACAAAGACATTTAAACAGTACTCAGAATGGGGACGTTGGAATCTGAAGGAGTGCCTTGTCAAACATGTACCTGCTGAACTCTGAGTTCTAGTGGAAGTCACTTCTGAAGCTAATAAAAGAAGGATTTCTACAGATGTTTATTGCTGCTAAAAAGAAAAGTAAGCTCAGTCAAGTTCAGTGAGATTTTGTGTGTGTAGGCTGGCAGTTGTGGTCACTTCTTGCTTCACCATAAAACACTGTTACCGCCTTACAGACCTCAACCTGTTTGCAAGCTATTTCTGCACTACTTTGATCCACACTTGCTACAGTACTTACGTAGGACTTTATTCTACTTCCAACTTATATCCCTGTTTTAATACTTCTGTTGCTAATGCCAACAGTAAAACATTTGCGTGTCTTAGCATTTCTATCAATGTTCACAGAccaaaatatttctgaatcttgCACTTTTTAAACTCTGACCCTTTCCCTAGATGCTGAAAAAGCCATCTGTGCAAAATATCCCAGATGGGAGTATTCTAAAAAGCACTGAGTAATTTCCTGTACCAGAACTCAACTTTCACCTTAGAAAGCAGAAACTGGTCATGCTCTTTCTGACATTTATTCTGACCTGATAAAAAAAGTATCTGCAGCCATGCAGCATAGAGAGGTGAAGCTGGAGAGAACAGACCCTTCATCACTTTACTGCTGTTGTTGATGTTAGCTAAGTTTGTAGCTTGCCTTTCCTCCACTGAGCTGATCTATCAAAAGCATACTTGGCTCTTGATAGATCAGGCAGAGACAGAGTAAATGGCTCCTGATCACTTATTTTCATGGCTCAGGGAGACTGGTTCCCACTCCGACCGTCTAACAACTACTCCACAATTCTTTTTCTTagaaaaaaatagtgcactgtgCCTTATTTTAGATGGGAATCTGGAATTACTGGATTTAGTCCTATGTTATACAATACGTTCCCAATTCCATGCAGGAGATTTTGAGTATTTGGGCCAGCCCTTTGAGGACAAAAAAGCTACAGAAGGTCCAACAATCTCTGGTTCCATGATGGCAcaccttctctccttttccaccGGTGGATAATACAAATTGCTGTCCTGGCAGGAAAGGAGGACATCCTAGCCCAGAAGCATAGCACAGACCAGAAGAGGTATAAGCACTCCTGCTGGCGGTAGTGGTATACTTGTTTAACTAAGTCACCTTTGAGATGATTCTGATTTGAAAGGCAATGTAGAAATAGAACAAGCAACCCCAGACTGgtgcagtaaaggtaaaggttccccttgacatttttagtccagttgtgtcctactctagggggtggtgctcatcctgcttttcaagccatagagccagtgcttgtccaaagacagtttctgttgtcacatgacTAGGGAACGTTgttttactttcccactgagatggtacctatttatctactcgcatttacatgcttttgaactgctaggttggcgaggagctgggacaaagcaacgggtgctcactctgtcgcgtggattcgatcttacgactgctggttctctgaccctgcagcacagaggctttctgcggtttagcccacagcgccaccacgtccgatGTAGACTGGTGCAGTAGTTTCACAAAAAAACTTGAGTTCCATGTTTTCATTGTATCCCCAAACTCGGCAATTCATAGAGCAATTCCACAGTCTTTTAGTTCCACTGAGTAACAAAGAAATTAAGATAAATAATTTCCTTGCTATGAAGATAAATcttttggcaaaaaaaattcaAGAGCAGCATCCATATATTGTCACTGTTGCCCCCCTAAAAAAGCCCTACCCAAGAAAACCCAAAATTGCCTGCAAGACGCTTGTCTTACAGTACATGGTAACAACTTTTAGGGGTGGGATGTCAAATGCTTTGGCCCTGAGTCAAACATTTGACATAGCAAATAAATCTTGGCTGTTCTTTTCCAAGTCCCTTGAGGTGTTTGCTTccttaaattaaacattttacattgttaaaagaacAAAGGCACATAAGGGAAACCATGTTGAGCAGCTGACCTGCTACCCAAAGTTCTAATGTGGCTGAGCAGTATAAGCTATTTGGCTTAAAGCCACACCTCTACTTGCTGTTGGGACCGTTGAATCACTTACTAATGATATTTTCCTCTTTAGCCCACCTTGCGTGTGTTATCGCCATTTTTAGGCAGCTCTTTTCCCATCTGGAATACAATGGCATCTTGCCTGTTGCAGAGCTTCTTACTGAAACAGTCAGATATACAGGGACTTCCTTCCTGATAAACAACTGTATTGTTTCTGTAAGCTCTACAGAAGGTCTAAAGACTGCATTTTAATAGACTTCTTCAAATGATCAACTACTTAGGAAATATAACTTGTGAAGCTGTATATAGCGATAGTGTCTTTGTGTCTCTGAAAGGAAGCCATAATATACAAAGGCAGCTAAAGATGGCAGACGCATCTCCTGATGCATGTATGGTCATTCATCCCATCAGGTCCAATGGAATTTTCTACCTCAGGCATGCTGAGAATGTGTATCAGCTGCTCATAAAAAATGCAGGCACTTCAGCTCCATGAACCCAGTCTCCAGTTACCACCATTCCTCCAATCAGCAACCATGGCTTTAATCTGATACTCTCCCCTTCATTAGTAGTAAAACAATGAAATGATGAACCAGGGTTTTTAACAGTAAAATCATGGTTTTTAACTCGATCCTATGGAGTTCATGGCCTTGAAAAGTATCACCAGACTttatctttctattctttttcatTAGAAAGataaactgtttttattgaggAACTCTGTTCTGGAATTCAAATAAACCAGAAGGTTTTAAGTGGGAATTATATTGCTGCTGCATTTAAATGGTGTTTCGAAATCTGCATTCTTTGTTTTAACATACTATGTTGGGGTATGAGCAGGAACCAATATGCCCCATCAGGAAGGATTTTAGACTCGTCCCTTTCTTCTTCGCTCTTGGAAACCACTAATAGAACATGTACATGAAACTCCTTCTCTTGGTGCCTTCAGAGCTCTTCTCCCAACCCATCTTTCCCATGGAACCTTTCATATAAGTCTGTACTTACCCTACGCTACTGAAATTCATCCCACCTTCCAGGCAGGCAATGGCCCTGGCCGAAATTTGTGCCAGCATAGTGGCTGTGTCCCTGTGCTGGAGGAGGTTCGGATCTGGCATAACATGGCTCCCCTCCCATATTGCCTTTTCTATGCcctcttttctaattctttgacTTGGAGATCCTAGAACCACTCTGTTGGCAACtgatctattggcagagaaggacATTTTCTGCCAGATGAATCCCTACAGCCACGACATCTTTCAGTTAGATTTACACCTCTCACATCACCGAAACAGTCATATATTGCTGGTATACATACCTGGGGCTCtacctcctttcccttcctctgccctGGAAGtggtggctatttatttatttatttatttatttatttatttatttatttatttatttatttatttatttatttatttatttatttatttatttatttatttatttatttatttatttgtttgtttgtttgtttgtttgtttgtttgtttgcttgcttgcttgcttgcttgcttgcttgcttgcttgcttgcttgcttgcttgcttgcttgcttgcttgcttgctatttGAAGttatatcccacaccatctggcaaccaggccattctgggcggctaacaacaatataaggagaaaaaaaaaattacaaacacgattaaaaaaagttaatacataacaaatcagaaattaaaatagatggCAGTAAGGTGGTGGAAAGGGTGAACACAATACTACGGTGATATACTGCAATCTCATTAAGCAAGTGTGAGGAAATTATTGTGTACCCACACACTGATGAGGACTTATTCATGATATGGCAAAGCCTTGAAAAAGATGGGAACATAAAAAGCATACTGGATACCCAGGAAATCTAGATGAGTTGAGTCCTCATTAAGTTGAACCATGGGATTCAGTCTGAATATTTTCAGACAGGAAAGTGTGATTTCAGAACTTTTGCTCCCCTCTCACAGTTTCTCTTAACAAAAGGATAAGAGTTTGTTTCTTACCTCTCTACTGATACACAGATCTACCACATCTGTTTTTCCTCTTTAGTGCTATCAGCTCAGTTGCGCTTTTCCTGCTCTGGAAAAACTCTGAAATGCTTTTTCTAATGACTGTTTTCCTATAAAGAATATGCCAGAAAGAACTGCTTGAATGCAGGGAcaattttctctctgtgtgtgtgtgcgtgtgtgtttgtatgtgtgtgtgagagaaagacagagtaaaaaCCCATACAATACATCATACTACAGTAGTTACTGGGAAATCAACAAATTAAAGTACATGTATTCTTTGCAGAGGAGAGGACAGGAGAATGAAAGAAAGCCACATGTATAAGATGAATTCTGGTGAAAAtttgctaaaatattttgaaaaagtaaCATTACTATTTCCTTTTTAATTGTTGATTCACTCAGCAAATGCCTAGTAATAGAAAATAAACTGCAGAATAAGGTTATTTCTAAAACTCACCCCTTGACCCTCACCTAGTAATTCTGAACACCAAGCATACTAATTTAGCACACATGAGCTCAGATTTTGGGAATTACATTTCTCAGCTATAACTCTctgaatcccacagccagcattgGCTGTGCAGAATCAAGGCCAGTGATCCATAAATTGTAATCCTCCCAAAAAGAGCTTTTCCAGCCTCTGCCTGAATGGCATCATGTGCCATTTAATTGGTCTTTTCAGCATAACTGATTGTAGATTTAGTAAATTAAGAATTCACATTGTGATTGAGAAAATAATATTGGCAGCATTTTTAAGAGGATCTCctccaaatgaaacaaaaatagcaCACATATGCATTGCACACTGATAAGCATGATCATTTATTAAGCACAAAAACTTATACAACATTTAACGTTATGTTTATATATCTCAGTTGCTCTCCAGtcaaaaggggaaggaaaaaagagcatGATCCCTGCTCCTTATTATGAAAGCAATGTAGATCTGAAGAACAAAGTGACTCCAGGTAGGTTCAAGTAGTTTCAACCAGCTCAAGACATGGCGATTCCTCAGATCTTCTCATAAACTCTTGTGCAAGTAACACCTTTCACGGTGCATTCCTAAAAAATCAAAGAGAGTTGGAAACATCATTGGAGATGCTTATAAAAAGTATATTGAAGTTGtgctacatcacactggaaaCACCTTGAGAATCTTAAAACTGTTGTGGTCCTTTGACCTTGCCAAAGCCATATATACAACTCATAAAACATGAACAGACCATCACAAGAGGTTCAGCATTTGTATGAAGCTCAGAATGCAGCTCAGAGAGGAAGTTTAAATCTAGTCATCCTTAAACTATGTTTAAATCAAATTCAAATACACCTTTTAAGAGTCATGTATTTTTTAAGCTTTGTTTGTgatgttttctccttttattttatttatttatatttatttatttaattaatttatatgccacccacactacccaaaggtatctgggcagcttacaacatttaaaatataataaaaattcagaacaattaaatgTTCCGAAAGACTAACCATGTTAGTTTGCTTCACAGGGTGTAACAAAACAAAGTCTTACGTCACTTATGAGAGTAACAGTTTAATTTCTGTAGGATTTTAGTCTATGGAAGTTTAAGCTAAAATAAAGCTGTTTGCCCCAAAGGTGCTAGGAgcctttcttttattattaattttgttgtttttgttgtagtttctgaaatctgcaactgtgACGTGGAGGATGTTGCAGTTCAGAAATGATGGACAGTAAGTTTTAGGTCTCcataattatagtagaatagagACAACTGATTTCAGATGCTTCTTCTCAGTGAAATAAATGGAACTCGAGTGCTGTTGCgttcaaagtgatttttttaaaaaaaccagtaaCTTACCGCCACCATTTTCCCATCAACTAGCTTCCTTCTTATTGTTGTTTCCTTGCCGTTCCACTTCTGCACTTGTACTAGCACACCTTTTTCTAAGGTTACAACAGTCTGCaaagaatatattaaaatgtgACTGTTTTTACTTGGCCCTTTGGAAAATAAAGATGCAAGTCAGTCTGTAGTATGGTTAGGGATATTCAGGCCAATGATGTCAACATCTTTGACCATTAGCCTATTATTAATCCCAACTAGAAGTTGAGAGTCctattctccactatgcctccgtggagaagagccagcctgtgtttctttgggcaagctgcagagtcccaggacactcccaggaaaagggaatgattaaccacttctgagtactgtactctctacctaaatAACTCTGAAACGGATcgacttaagtcagaattgacttgatgacacatgattattattaaaaacaattaatgtgGTTTACATAGGTTTGATTTACCATTCAGCCATCGCTTCCATGGATCTTCTCTCTAGTAGAAGCTAACAGAGGTATACTAGCCTATGTTTTCTACTGTGTGTTACACTGCAATGTCACATACAACCTAtcgtgatcctaatagggttttcagggtatcagagatatttaaagattagttttaccagtgccactcccTTCAAGTGAGTTCCTATGGCTGTGCAGGGATTTGAACGTAGGttccctgagtcctagtctgtcactctctctattacaccacactggcatgTAATTATTTCTCAAGACTATATACATTTTTTCAAATATTAATGCATATACATATGTTTGCTAGCAACTGACCTTTAGTGCAATATGACCTCTTTCCCTCTAATCTCCGCTGCAACTCTTTGTGTCACCCAAAAGATCTCCTCCAAAAGGGTCACTGGACCCCTAGAGCATGTTTGGGGGGTTTACAGGTGCTGAAGGAGATATAAAGAATCATCTCCTTTCTCACTTTCACCAACAGAAGCAGTTCTGTCAATATACAACCCTTCTGGGTCCTGGTCTTGGTGACTTCCATCTAAAGCACTCATTAGGGTGACACCTCTTTAGCTTTCCCCAAGTTGCTCCTTGTGATACCTAAGTTGATCTGAGAGAGGAAGAAGACCAAGTATTGTCCAGACTCCCAAACAAGTAGCTCGTCCTTGGATCACCAACACATATTGCTGGACTCCTATTGCTCCTTGATGGGAAAACACTTTTCAATCAAGAACCATAATGGAATCGTAAACcagaaattaaaacaatattaaatatgTTTACTTCAAAATGAACTTTATCAAAATCAATAGGCTTAACatcagagaaaatatatttggGATGGGATCATTAAAACAAGATATAGAGTTACCATATTTCACTCCAGAAATTCAACATGTGGGACAAAACCCAACCCTATCACCTTTCGTGTTCTTtaccccttcttctttttttctagcATCATTCTAAGCTGGTGTTTGCAAATTATTCCCTAGGACACATACTTATAATTCCAACCAACAGAACAGTGGTTTCCCTTTAAATTACAATTATTTTATCATAAACAACTAAGGCACCAGTACAAGAGGCCAGTGCAATGATCAGAAAATaagatatgtatttttaaaacattgctgaaGATGATTCTCAAATGACTgggttgcttttttcttttccttcataatgacaattgtgctttaaaaaacaaatgtgtatgtatgagtggaTCCGTGACAAAAGAGTGCACTGTGTTTTCACTCCACTCtgagcaggattccagccaaccATTCCCTCCAAACCCCAAAGTAACCTTTCGAATCTCTGCTTAAGATAAAGAGTGCAACCACGCTGGTCCTTTTGTTGTGGGCTGGTGTTATAAGGTTGCTTAAGGTCACGGGgaggagcaatatgccattttgtatgatcctcatgtccaaatggcatatcagtcTCAAGCTCTGGCTCCTGCCACTGACAGTTGAAAACTTCCCCTGCATATCTGTAGAGGTACAGggaaaatgaaattattatttttggctGTGTTTGACTCATTGTTGATGCACTTAAttgcttagatttttttaaaaaatatatatttaccttGTGTCTAAtgctgattgagaaactgcctgcagttaCAGTTATGATCAGCACATCACACAAAggcaaatatatttgtttttaaaaattaatctagGTGATTCAGTGCAACAGCAATGGTCTACTAAAGTAAAAATGGAATAGTTTCTGTTTCCCTGGCCTCTTGCAGTGGAGCAGAGAATAGTTCAATTTGCTGGTATCCTGAGGTGGTTTActaattaagccacttcacagtacTGAAAATTGAAAATAGAAGAAGCCTTGCCAGTTTTGACATTTGTAAGGTTtgacttgagttcaatcccaactaTTACACACACAAGAAATGGACTAAATTAGAGTACACCAActatacacacacaaaagtagaagcctctgagAGATGCTCAAAATGACACAGGTTAGGGTGCACTGGGAGCAAATTGGTCCACCCTAGTGATTGCATTGTGTGGTCACTGGAACAAAAATAAGCCAGTCTAGCCCCACAACATATCAAGCAGCAGGACAAATACCCATCTGAACAAGCACTAAGGTAGTTTTGTTTTAACCTGTATAGTATTTATAATATCTTTATAGGGCTATATAAAATGGAAATTacatcaattatttttaaattacacttctttccttttcactctcctcctcctcctcctcctccaattaATCTTAAATATAACCAACCATTTGCTAAAAAATTCTCACCCCAATCATAAATTGAAATAGCAGCTCTAGGTAAGTGACAAGGTAAAGCTCCATACTGGCAAGATCTACTGTATACTCTGAGGATTCTACACATCAGTTGTATGTTGTCTTCTTATATGGCGCTGTTAAAAGGATAAAAATGCTAAAGCTTgggaatctggctgcagattcTAGAATTGTCATGTGACTGGATGATTCTGGGAtgtgtagttttaaaaagtaatttcttcAAACTTCACAAAATGACTCATGATTCTGCTGTTTGCACTAAGTATGGTAAACAgatggagggatgtggtggtgctgcgggctaaaccgcagaagcctttgtgtgctgcagggtcagaagaccagtagtcgtaagatcgaatccatgtgacggagtgagctcccgtcactttgtcccagctcctcaccagcctagcagttcgaaagcatgcaaatgcaagtagataaataggtaccacctcggtgggaaggtaaacagcgttccgtgtatagccgtgctggccacgtgacaacggaaactgtcttcggacaaacactggctctacagtcTGGAAATGGGGAtcagcactgccccctagagtcggacacaactgactaaatgtcaaggggaacctttacctttatggtaaACAGAATGAGAAAGTTAGAGATTATCCTTCACCTTGGTTTTCCTATTATCTGCTGTGGTCTCTTGAAATTCCTGGCCCAATTTAAAAGTGATCTGTGTCTTTTTGAAGGGACTTTCAGTTCGGATCGTGATCTCATCACCCTTCATGTCGATGATGACTTTTGGTTTGGTCAAATTGCCAAGTTTTCTGGTGGCCAATCCCACTCCTAGAAGTGAGACAAAGAAAACAGCATTGTCGCCCATTTGTCGAGACATTCTCTATTACGTTAACATGCATCACAAAATCCATAGCACTaaatatatttctgaaatgtTCCAGAAAGTGAGAAATGCAAGTACAGAGGATGAAGAGGTTATTCATCACAAATGACcaaaatattactgtattttaattggcAGATTATTAGTGTTTCCCAAATTATCTTTGACAAATTTGAATTCTAGTGATTCACCATTAGAAAGACAAGTCAGAATACCAGTTGTTTGCACAGGCTTGAAGAGAGGACAGGATTCATGTCATATGaagttttcatttccttttatatTAAAAGGCAATATGTACCTGGTTCTACATGATATCATTACTCTTTTGAGTACTTAGTACTGGATGATGCACACCTAAATGAGAGAACTAACTTGACTGAAAGTCAGGAGTCAACCAAAGTATTTTCATGCCTGATTTGATGGACAGGATGAAACCCTTTCTTCATTCTACCTACAGTAGCAAGTTGGACTCGCAGTTTAATAGATAAGTGAATGTCCTCCAGCATGTCTGAGATAGCAAATTAATTTAGGACACCCTGAACATGTTGTGGATAGAGAGGAACTGCTATGGTGTCTGGGATGAACAGTCAGGAGGCTAACATTGCTGCCTAGTATCTCCTCTCTAGACCAAATGCCCACATCATAACAGAGCTGTTCCTATGAAAAAGACTGCATTGGAAATGATGCCTCCTGATCTGAAAGTTTTCTCTTTGGTGTATGATCTATAGTGCCTCATTCTCAAAGCAAAGATCTACTTCAAGTGGTTGCTATGGGTTGATGAAACCTACAGTTTAGAAGTAGGTAAGCTTCCTTCTGTTACAATGTTTTACCTAAAACCTAGGTATCTTGACAAAATAATTAACCAGATGCAGGTATATTCCAAACCTATCTAAATTCATTGATTAAACCTTCAAGGACTGAATTTTACCCCTGAAACTGACACTTGATTGGGGTAATGGAAACTGTGATGTTTTCACATTCATCTCTTTCAGCATAACAAAAGAGGCATCTCGACAATGGTTATAAACTTCAGATACatatggttcttgtgggtttttcaggc
This sequence is a window from Pogona vitticeps strain Pit_001003342236 chromosome 4, PviZW2.1, whole genome shotgun sequence. Protein-coding genes within it:
- the LOC110075877 gene encoding myelin P2 protein; the protein is MCNKFVGSWKLTSSENFDDYMKELGVGLATRKLGNLTKPKVIIDMKGDEITIRTESPFKKTQITFKLGQEFQETTADNRKTKTVVTLEKGVLVQVQKWNGKETTIRRKLVDGKMVAECTVKGVTCTRVYEKI